One genomic window of Stieleria sp. JC731 includes the following:
- a CDS encoding sensor histidine kinase: MDLSFWIFDTDGFPARWHCGSAWADEPYVGWMHIVADVVTWGAYLAIPILLMYFVKKREDIVFPNVFWLFCAFIISCGFVHLIEAVIFWWPLYRLSAVAKVITAAVSFSTVIALYRVIPNALALPGLATVNQKLKSEIETRKQTEQQLERINQDLESFVSIASHDLQEPLRNLISYANLLKDDIGDDLSEDANQDLDFITSAASRMQRLINDLLAFSRTSRHGTRLKRVPVDQCVDESLAVLRTRITESNCVVTRDELPNLEIDATLVTQLYQNLIGNAIKFCKSESPKIHLTAQMIDGNWVLGVRDNGIGIKEEYTEQIFAPFKRLHGMSEYEGTGIGLAICHKVVEHHGGKIWVTSTPGEGSHFQFTLKENSAAQDRQSSDVPAPAVK, from the coding sequence ATGGATTTATCATTTTGGATTTTTGATACCGACGGATTTCCTGCGCGTTGGCACTGTGGTTCTGCTTGGGCGGACGAACCCTATGTCGGCTGGATGCATATCGTGGCGGACGTCGTGACATGGGGAGCATATTTGGCCATCCCGATATTGCTGATGTACTTTGTCAAAAAACGCGAAGACATCGTCTTTCCAAACGTCTTTTGGCTTTTCTGTGCTTTCATCATTTCCTGCGGCTTTGTTCACTTGATCGAAGCGGTGATATTTTGGTGGCCGCTCTATCGACTCTCCGCAGTGGCAAAAGTGATCACCGCAGCCGTTTCGTTTTCAACGGTGATTGCGTTGTACCGGGTTATCCCGAACGCTTTGGCGCTGCCGGGTTTGGCTACAGTGAATCAAAAACTAAAGTCCGAAATCGAAACTCGCAAACAAACAGAACAACAACTCGAACGAATAAACCAGGACCTGGAGAGCTTCGTCTCGATCGCCTCACATGACCTGCAAGAACCGCTTCGAAACCTGATCTCCTATGCAAACCTACTGAAGGATGACATTGGCGATGATCTTTCCGAAGATGCCAACCAGGATTTGGACTTCATCACTTCGGCCGCCAGCCGAATGCAACGGTTGATCAATGACCTGCTTGCATTTTCCCGGACCAGTCGACACGGAACTCGATTGAAACGCGTTCCTGTGGATCAGTGTGTTGACGAATCTCTTGCTGTGCTAAGAACTCGCATCACAGAATCGAATTGTGTCGTTACACGTGACGAACTTCCAAACCTTGAAATTGATGCAACTCTGGTTACCCAGCTGTATCAAAACCTGATCGGCAACGCCATCAAATTCTGCAAATCAGAATCACCCAAGATTCACCTGACCGCACAAATGATCGACGGGAACTGGGTGCTAGGTGTCCGAGACAATGGGATCGGAATCAAAGAAGAGTACACCGAACAGATTTTCGCACCCTTCAAACGCTTGCACGGCATGTCCGAATACGAAGGGACAGGGATTGGCTTGGCGATTTGCCACAAAGTTGTTGAACATCACGGTGGCAAAATTTGGGTAACCTCAACGCCCGGTGAAGGCTCGCATTTCCAATTCACCTTGAAAGAAAACTCCGCTGCACAAGACCGACAAAGCTCCGACGTTCCAGCCCCAGCAGTAAAATGA
- a CDS encoding response regulator, with translation MIFESSRPEATILLAEDNPAERALAKRACERSRINCDLRFVNDGEQALDYLYRKSDFADPAVAPVPDLVLLDLNMPKVNGHQVLSQMKLHHSLKKIPVVVLTTSRAERDIAQSYEIGCNSFLNKPKDVDSFVDLFQSLSHYWFNLVVLPPKDVE, from the coding sequence ATGATTTTTGAATCATCTCGCCCCGAAGCCACAATCCTGCTAGCCGAAGACAATCCTGCCGAACGTGCATTGGCAAAACGAGCTTGCGAACGTAGCCGCATCAATTGCGACCTTCGTTTTGTAAACGATGGCGAACAGGCACTTGATTACCTCTACCGAAAAAGTGACTTCGCTGACCCCGCTGTTGCACCGGTACCAGATCTAGTTCTGCTGGACTTGAACATGCCAAAGGTCAACGGTCACCAAGTGCTAAGCCAAATGAAATTGCACCACTCACTAAAAAAGATCCCCGTGGTCGTACTAACGACATCACGCGCCGAACGGGACATCGCCCAAAGCTATGAAATCGGATGCAATTCGTTTCTAAATAAACCTAAGGACGTTGATTCTTTCGTCGATCTATTTCAATCGCTTAGCCATTACTGGTTCAAC